The Thermodesulfobacteriota bacterium genome has a window encoding:
- a CDS encoding formate hydrogenlyase — protein sequence MTTALAAQTNSFLAALVLLTGFGMLVQKRIYGLIHIFTWQGLFLSVNTAIVGYVANRHHLYISSVLTLALKVVLLPYILHVLIHRLRIRKEVETVVNIPMTMLIGIALVIFSYHLMAPVRELSTLITRSTLAVAMATVMIGLLMMITRRHAVSQIIGFLAMENGLFFAATSATYGMPLVVELGVALDILIAAFIFGIFFFQINTAFDSLNVEQMARLKEGD from the coding sequence ATGACCACCGCTCTCGCCGCCCAGACCAACAGCTTCCTGGCCGCCCTCGTGCTGCTCACCGGCTTTGGCATGCTGGTGCAGAAACGGATCTACGGGCTCATCCACATCTTCACCTGGCAGGGCCTCTTTCTGTCGGTGAACACCGCCATTGTCGGCTACGTGGCGAACCGGCACCACCTCTACATCTCCTCGGTGCTGACCCTGGCGCTCAAGGTGGTCCTCCTGCCCTATATCCTCCACGTCCTCATCCACCGGTTGCGGATCCGCAAGGAGGTGGAGACCGTCGTCAACATCCCCATGACCATGCTGATCGGCATCGCGCTGGTCATCTTCTCGTACCACCTCATGGCCCCGGTGCGGGAGCTGTCCACCCTCATCACCCGCTCGACCCTGGCGGTGGCCATGGCCACGGTCATGATCGGTCTTCTCATGATGATCACCCGCCGGCACGCGGTGAGCCAGATCATCGGCTTTTTGGCCATGGAGAACGGCCTGTTCTTTGCCGCCACCAGCGCCACCTACGGCATGCCCCTGGTGGTGGAGCTGGGGGTGGCCCTGGATATCCTCATCGCCGCCTTCATCTTCGGCATCTTCTTTTTCCAGATCAATACCGCCTTCGACAGCCTCAATGTCGAGCAGATGGCCAGACTGAAAGAGGGGGACTGA
- a CDS encoding NADH-quinone oxidoreductase subunit H, protein MKPSAFVVELLQIAAVVGLAPAFVGWVRMLKCWSQGRTSASLFQPYRDLAKLIGKDVVLAENASWIFRFTPYLLFGTAVLSAGIIPILSVDLPMAPAADIIVIVALFAIARFFTALAGMDIGTAFGGMGASREMMIASLAEPAMLMAIFTVSLTNRSTSLAQIVMVITSGETVVRPSLAFALLAFVMIALAETGRIPVDNPATHLELTMVHEAMILEYSGRHLALIEWAGMMKLFLFVAMGIAAFLPWGIATEGHLLALPAAFGILFAKLGLAGIGIVWIETGLAKMRLFRLTEFLGSAFLLATLGMISFFILD, encoded by the coding sequence ATGAAGCCCTCTGCCTTTGTGGTCGAGCTGCTGCAGATTGCCGCCGTCGTCGGGCTGGCGCCGGCCTTCGTCGGCTGGGTGCGCATGCTCAAGTGCTGGTCCCAGGGCCGCACCTCGGCCAGCCTCTTCCAGCCCTACCGGGACCTCGCCAAGCTCATCGGCAAGGACGTGGTGCTGGCGGAGAACGCCTCCTGGATCTTCCGCTTCACCCCGTACCTCCTGTTCGGCACCGCGGTCCTGAGCGCCGGCATCATCCCGATCCTGTCCGTGGACCTGCCCATGGCGCCGGCGGCGGACATCATCGTCATCGTGGCACTCTTTGCCATCGCCCGTTTCTTCACCGCCCTGGCCGGCATGGATATCGGCACCGCCTTCGGAGGCATGGGCGCCAGCCGGGAGATGATGATCGCCTCCCTGGCCGAGCCGGCCATGCTGATGGCGATCTTCACCGTCTCCCTCACCAACCGCTCCACCTCCCTGGCCCAGATCGTCATGGTCATCACCAGTGGCGAGACGGTGGTCCGGCCTTCCCTGGCCTTTGCCCTGCTCGCCTTCGTGATGATCGCTCTGGCCGAGACAGGCCGGATCCCGGTGGACAACCCGGCCACCCATCTGGAGCTGACCATGGTGCACGAGGCGATGATCCTGGAATATTCGGGCCGCCACCTCGCCCTCATCGAATGGGCCGGGATGATGAAGCTCTTCCTCTTTGTTGCCATGGGGATCGCCGCTTTCCTGCCCTGGGGCATCGCCACCGAAGGCCACCTCCTGGCGCTGCCCGCAGCCTTCGGCATCCTCTTCGCCAAGCTCGGCCTGGCCGGTATTGGCATCGTCTGGATCGAGACCGGGCTGGCCAAGATGCGGCTCTTCCGGCTGACCGAGTTCCTGGGCTCGGCCTTCCTCCTGGCCACCCTGGGCATGATCTCCTTCTTCATCCTGGACTGA